Within the Phycodurus eques isolate BA_2022a chromosome 15, UOR_Pequ_1.1, whole genome shotgun sequence genome, the region AAAGACACttatcaaaaaagaaataatccgAATTTAGCACTCTTTTTTAGCCCGCGTTGGTTTTATATGAAACAGCCACGCTTAAAATCTTATTTTCAAAACGTTATTGATTTACAATTTTCGGCATTCATAGTAATCCTAATTGaaagagcaaatggtggtggcccattgaCAGAAACTTAGCGCATAACAACtcgtgagttgcacaatttacatgtgttgcccttcaaactctatggacacaagtgcataaatgaataGCCAAGGTATAATCAGCCTTTCggtttatatatactgtacattgtaattgtttgtattattattattgttattatccgtccatccatccattttctgagccgcttctcctcactcgggtcgcgggcatgctggagcctatcccagatatcatcgggcaggaggcggggtacaccctgaactggttgccagacaatcgtaggacacatacatacaaacaacattcacactcacattcacacgtgcaggcaatttagagtccccaattaatgcatgtttctgggatggggaggaaactggagtgcccggagaaaacccacacaggcacggggagaacatgcaaactccacacaggcgggaccggggattgaaccccgctcctcagaactgtgaggctgacgctctaaccagtcgaccaccgtgccgcctattgttattgttattattattattatagttttttgtattagtagtagtagtaggtaCTATTTTGCTGGATGCCAGTTGGGATAGACTACAGCTcactgtgacaaaaaaatggatggatggatggcgttACTACTAACACAATATGAATGAtgctatgtactgtatatccatgtatttgtgtaaacaaatacaacaagCCTTTCAGAGAacgattgcatttttttttaccagaataACATTTTCTCATTGAATTTGTTCTGTAATTAAGTGCCTTTTTGATAATTGTGTACTTATATATGTATTTACCTCAACGCTGCCAAATTGTGAGATACCGAATTGATTTTCATTGATCCTGTTACAGTGACAGTGTTTTATTCTatacttttccattttatttgtattttattctattttggcGTTGCAACACCTTGTTGTCTTCTCAGGTCATCTTACAACAGATTAAAAGGCAAAACTTTAGTGCATTCACACATCAATTTATCTGGCTTTTAGTATGGAGGTAACCTCATCATGGGCGCACTCTACATGATGTATATTCAACCACAGACGAGCTAAAAGCATGCCATGGCTACGCTTGCCATCGAACAGATATAACAGAgctttcttttccaaaatgagataaaagcaaatatatacacaaacaaaaaatattgatcTTGCCATGCCATTCATTGGGAATAAAAGTCCACCTCAGTGttagtcaattatttatttgaacaggatattattaatgtttttaaaatgtgcacgtgaaccctttggaattagCTCTTTTTTTAGTGACAGTGAGATGTGCActgtttttgtattgttatttaatAGATGCAAAACAGCTACAATATACATTATAAAGTCACCCCGAGCTACTCAGAGGAGTTTGAAAACAGGACCCGCAGCGACAATGGacaactggtgagcacatctgcctcagttctgaggacctgggtccaaatccggcctcgcctgtgtggagtttgcatgttctcctcgtgcctgcgtgggttttctctgggtagtctggtttcctcacacatcccaaaaacatgtgtggtaggttaattgtggacaataaattgtccgtaggtgtgaatgtgggtgcgaatggttgtttgtttatatgtgccatacgattggctggcgaccagttcagggtgtacccagcctctcgcccgaagattgttgggataggctccagcacaccagcgaccccagtgaggataagcggtacagaaaatggatggatggatttcacgGTGAATAAAGATACTGTAAGTCAGTTGGAGAAGCAAATAGCATGTATTGCCATTGCTTGCGgccccaaaatcctgaaaataaatcttaaaatactgaataaaaaaaaatctatatgtAATTGCTTAGCATATCTTTATTGTCAATGGTTTAATATGTTAAAgaaattaaaagtgaagaacGTCAATATGCATTGCCCTTGCAtcctttgtttttctgtgtgctGACCTTTTAAGAAGAGGTTTGAACCTGGTCTATATCCTAAATATAATAACCACAAATGTAGTGTTCTGAGGTGCACGGTTGTCTAAAGTCAGTTGTGTGATGTAGTCACACCATATTATCTGAGAAGTAGCCAGCACTGGCTTCAGGCTGATTGCCAGCTGGCTTGAGAGGGAACTGCATTCAACAGGCACGAATTAGATTTCACAAAGGTTGACTTGTACTGTCATATGCTTTATAGAAGGCACatatactttctgtacccaaaCTATTGTTCACACAAACACTGTACAATAATTcaccatgtttttaaaaaaaaccacatgGAATTTCACAAAGCCATGCATACGCGTATTATGCACCCACACACAATTGGTCAATTTCAAAgatataaattaatattttggaTTCAAAATATATAGCAAATGGCTTTTTAATTTATTCTATTCTGTTTGATTTCATGGAAAAAGTACATTTCCATGGAAAATAAGCCTCCAATCATTTTATCATGTAATTGGGCCATTGTTGTCTTCTCAGCAGCAATATCTACAGCATATTAATGTTAAATGTCATACTTCTGAATGTCAAGTACTACTCCCGCAGTTGTTTTGGGGAACGTAACACAAAAGTGATGCAGAAGGAGCGTAAACACGTTATAGGGATTAACTAACACCTGCACGAGTATCCACTCTTGACTACTCACCGATACCGATTACTAATACCACTACTACTTTGatacattaacattttaattaacacaatgacagttgaaaacaaaagacctttctttctttatgaCGCACTTGAATATTTGCCAATGTGTCAAATCCCTGCACTGTGgtgccaactactggtgaggacGAGTAACTCAATGTCAGATTTTATTAGCCTTTTATTAGCCTTAAGTATCAGTGGGTGGTATCAGCAGCCCTCACAAGTATCCAtcaccttgaaataaggccacTATCGGCCCAATACGATACCTGGTATCAGTACTCGCCCATGCCTAACATACTACAATTAATAGACCGTAATATGAAGCACAACAAGTTTcaaataccatctcaaagcagAATGTGGTACTGTGTGTGGTATATTTGGCACCAGTGATTAAAAATTCCAAAGTGTGATTAATccgatttaaaaatattaatcgATTGACAGCCGTAATAATTACTTGACAGCAACTAATATGCTGTCAAGCAACTAGTAATATGAAGGGGAAGAAGGAAATCAGACTTCATGATAAACAGTACGCTCAGTTTAAAGAGATGAGTGTTCGAAAAGAATGACCTTTGAATGGCTAGAAAGGCTCGAGAGCCTGGAGGGCCTGTAAGCTCCAATACGAGAGTACACATCGACGTCTGAGCAGGCACCCCATGACTGGTGGGGGCTTGGTGCGGCGGTGTCGATCACGGGCAGGGGAGGAGTCAGGAGAGGCGGCGTCATCTGGAGTGAAGGTACTGCAGGATGGACAGGAGCCGGGGGGGGTGGCACTGGAAGGGGTACTGGAAGGGGTGGCAGTGGGGTGGTGACAACAGGTCTTGCTATGGCGACAGTTTGGACAGGTGGAATGGTGTGTGGAACTTTGCCATTCGGAAGCTTCTCATATAATGATGGCTGTTTGAACGTGTAAGTGGCCGTGTGGTAGAAGCTGTAATACTCCAGAGCATGTCTTGCACTCGCCATCCTCAACCTGCGGAACACCACAAAAGTCAACGTATTAATAGTCTTATTATTAATAGTACACTCACCATTCAcgagtacacctgcacaatcttaGACGAAGCAAGACAACAGTTGTATCTAAAATTCAGTTGTACCTTTACAAAGATAGAGCTCTCCAAACATTGGACAATACTTGTATGGCTCGGCACTCTATTTGACTCTTACCTACTTTTAGTAATATCCAGGTGCCTCAGGTCAGCTGCACTTGGAGGTACCGAAATCTATAGGTAGagcctttttgttgttggtccCAAACTATGCAATGACCACAGATAAGTTAGATAAGCCCCTTCACTGTCTATTTTTAAAGCCtggcttataataataataataataataataatgcatcccACTTACATAGCATTTTTCAAAGCAATTAATGCACTCCATAGTCACACcctagtggtggtaagctacctgtgtagccacagctgccctgggacAGGCTGATGGaagtgtggctgccattctgcgcctaagGCCCCTCTGACCACCCCCAagcatccaaccacattcattcaaaatcaatgtgagttaagtgtcttgcccagggacaaaATGAGGGCATGCGCTTGGGCAGAGATATGAACCTGCTGTAGGGCATGCACTTACCTTCAGTGCCACGCCGCCCCTTAAAACCTTAAGCCTTAAAACCCATGGTTATTCCTTGGCTATAAACACAACATACTTATGAGAGTCTACTCTTGTTttagtgtctttttttgtttcattatttacaaCTTTGTTCCTCTTTTAATTGGTTTAAAATTATGTTATTTTCAGTTGTCTTATGTTCTATGTTTGATTTTGCTCCATGTACTGTAAAGCACCTTTTTTTAGCTGTGGTTCATTTTGAAATGCTCTATAAATTATCTTGCGTTGAgtaatttttaatgtaaaaaaacagcaatgccaacatctggtgaaaaaaTAACCTCATGAGCTGaggtaattactgtatgtgcagttTTACCCCTTTCAGTTTTACCCCTTTCAGTcaagacaaaagcagaaacTCACATTTGACAGTAatatttcacacacacctgtgtCGTGTTTGTAATAGTCTGTACAGAAGCAACAGGATGCCAGCTCCAGCTAGAGTTACCAGAAGCATCACCAGTCTGGCATCCAACCCCCAGCAGGATTTCCCAGCTGCTTCAGATAAACTACAGGTCCTGGGGGGCTGTGCTGTCTCCATCTCTTATTAGGGCCTGACAACGGCTTGGGCTTGGACTTGGGCTGGTGGCGAGCACAGCTGTCTCAGGATGTGGCAAGATCTTGGCAGAACTGCTGTTGGAACCCTCAGCTCTAACTTACATCACTACCAGGTTTGATCAACAGAGGTGTTACTTGGTATAATCCATGATGCCTGCAATGGCTATCTTCAAATGGCCTGCAAAatggaaatgttcaaattacTGTTAATGTCGATAATATAAAATAAGAGGGGGGAGCAGAGGCAACACCAACAATGATCGAACAttgaaaatctaaaaaaaattaaacctcTGATGGAAAAGCTGCGAAATACATCTGCACCCCAACCCATCCACAGTAAGAACCAATAACTGCAACCCGCACCACCTTCACACGTAATAAATGCAATCTAATGAAAGACTGTGTAATGCTGTCTCATCATAATCTGTGCCGTAATCGAACACATAATATGGTATATTCCGTGTTTAAGTGTCTTTTGATAATTGTGTCTTTACATGTCTACGACTGTTGAACTCTGCTGAAAATTGGGAGATGCCAGACTGACCTGTGACATTAACATTAAAGCTTTATTCTACTCTACGCTAAAAGATGCAGaacaatatgtttaaaaaaacagcactatTTAAAATCTCTTGTAGATTCTTTAAAgatttctgacattttgtttgtcagCTCTGAACTAAAATGTAAAGTTTTACCATGAATATTTTACCTTCTCGATATTTTGTACATGCCTTTGAACTAGTGATAAACATAAGTTATACAAAAGCAATGCAACTCACTCACGTTAGATTAATTTACAAAGAGACATCTTACCTCCAACACAGCAAGAGTGCACTGGCTATGTGTTTGTTCAGCTTTCAAGTAATACAAGCAAAATTCCAGGCATGTACAATTGGGGGGAAGCTGATAAAAACAACAGGATACAGTGCACTTCCTATCGCCATGGTTACAGGAAACTAGTcaaggatttctttttttcccgagACTTTAGAGACGAGTGTGCGTCTAAATTATGTAGAGCCgttacatatactgtatcatcCTGAGTCTATAAACATCATTAAATATCATGAAGAATAAAGCAGCAAAACGTGCATAAAGCGTCGATAATGTTGTAAGATATTTGCACAAAATCAAGGTAATTTAAATCAGAGGATAACATGCCAGATGCAGAGATAGAACAGACAGTCCGACCTTTGTGATGCTGTTTTATCTGGACCGAAGACCAAACTAAACATAAGTTCTTTCAAAGGGGAAGTAAACCTCCGCTACTGTGCCACCAAAGCCCACAGCAACCGTGCCAATGCTGGTGTAGGTCAACAGATGCAGACAGATGGCAGGCGCTGTAAAAGGTTTGCTACTATCTGATTTCGCCAGTATTCAGGGAACAAATAAATGACACACTGGCAGAAAAAAAGGCAAGTCCAGCTGTCATTTATCGGTCTAATAAGTTTTCATTTGGGGCCAAGCCAAAAGGGAGCAACTCTTAGCTCGCGCTCAATATCCCTGCCTGGTACCCTCACAATCCTTTGATATTGAAGGAAGTAATATTAAAAGATCTGTTATCACAATTCCAATTGTGGTTGAGGAGAGAGGTGACCTGCCCAGACAACCTGACATAAAATGGAACAATGAGCAATGCTCGATCCTAAACCCACAGGCAATAAAAGAAAGGAGTGTAATTTTGATTCTTGCAATAAgtttagaaaaaaagtttttaaggtactttgttttcattttcttcaataATGATGTTgtgtcatctgcctcacagttctgaggacctgggttcaaatctggcctcgactgtgtggagtttgcatgttctccccgtgcttgcgtgggttttctccgggtattccggtttcctcccacatcccaaaaacctgaatggtaggttaactgaggGCTCTAaactgcccataggtgtgaatgtgagtgcaaatggttgtttgtttatacatgccctgcgattggctggcgaccagttcagggtttacccctcctctcgcctaaacatggctgggataggctccagcacgcccacgaccctagtgaggactagcggtacggaaaattaatgaataaatgaataatgttGAGTCACAAGATGAAGTATTTGATGTGCAATTATGTTTTCAATCAAGCATCatcgctttttctttttcactaaAATTGGGTCTCACAGCCAGCAAGTTGACAAATTTTACCAACTTATTGCACTATAGGAAAgttgtcctcgttagggtcgCAGATGACCTGGTGCCtccccagctgactgggcgagaggcggggtacaccctggactggttgccagccaaacggaGGTGAAAGTAAgtcaacatgaataaaaaaactaaaatgggaCAACACAAAGTTAGTCACATGTCCTTTTTGTAACCTATCATCAACGTTAATGGAAcgtgtattatttttatgtttttttttttaaactgaatagCGATGTACTTATTCATAAATTTATAGTGACAGTGAGTTCACGAATATTCAAAGAGggagttattttattttattagactTGTATAACATATTTTCAGAGTTGTTTGTTACAAATTTAAAAGCAATACTTAAAATGCTGcttgtacagtaaatgttttaaGATGCTAGCATTTGACGCTGTAAGaaagaatttgaaatgtaaataatcaCACTTAAGGAAAAAACCACACCACAAAAACAACTGGATGTTGACCAGAATGCAGAGTTTCCACAGGAGCCGTGGCTGAGAATGAGGCGAATTTGACAACATCCTTGAAAATAATTagcagatcagaatcagaatcatttttatttgacaagtatgtcaaaaacacccaTGGAATTTGTCTCCAATCAGATTCATCAGGACTGGACAACATTTGGTTATTTAAAGCTGAACTGGTGATGTGTCGCTCTCTTAAAAGAGCAGAAATTCCCATCAAAAGGCTGTACTGAAGGCTTTTCTTGATTAAAGCgatattttcactctttttggCTTTAGCAAGAGACTCTGGCTATAAAAAGAAATGATGGTTTGATTTATTTCAGAATACTCCATGGTGCCATTACGCACATTCA harbors:
- the LOC133413877 gene encoding uncharacterized protein LOC133413877 codes for the protein METAQPPRTCSLSEAAGKSCWGLDARLVMLLVTLAGAGILLLLYRLLQTRHRLRMASARHALEYYSFYHTATYTFKQPSLYEKLPNGKVPHTIPPVQTVAIARPVVTTPLPPLPVPLPVPPPPAPVHPAVPSLQMTPPLLTPPLPVIDTAAPSPHQSWGACSDVDVYSRIGAYRPSRLSSLSSHSKVILFEHSSL